A genomic window from Tenebrio molitor chromosome X, icTenMoli1.1, whole genome shotgun sequence includes:
- the RhoGAPp190 gene encoding rho GTPase-activating protein 190 isoform X5 — translation MMARKADTVRTINVAVVGLSGMEKDKGHAGVGKSCLCNRFMRSHADDYNVDHISVLSQTDFSGRVVNNDHFLYWGEVIKTSEEGIDYQFSVIEQTEFIDDASFQPFKGGKMEPYIKRCAATKITSAEKLMYICKNQLGIEKEYEQKVLPDGKLNIDGFICVFDVSIVPSRSLEKQVEIVAAILNNLVKTKKPIVFVTTKNDDANELFVREADKLLQRKEYKGAIPLVETSAHDNVNVDLAFMLLAQIIDRSKVRSKVISYAEAARARKELMDVASEAFMRLIRLHVTDCRALWSHTVKKLNSHKEWIYFVQLFGLDGTQRLFRRHIKKLKDEQLAKRIAHYMEMLPDVLHELVPDINTLTDSDWPSIQQYLKTHPDFSQYFYECPEDMPWTECELESDNEETRIPFDVLEISDAETVFKNHINVLQQEQKRLEMPKRWKKQFKQLLEDTGYVTPGKHLSEVRVLFMGRECFEALSEHDCQQIYDAHQRELIENAKHNFQELLLEHADLFYHFKSIAPTGTITQDDIKEITDVLQDDFRYKMLDRLDQDRKVMLFQHLGFIHCPIREHCPAFPNCMDALIERILATKVHRPSSWNHSNQWLISSDNNQLHLLILGADNLAENLAAKIRAQCEDDEYEIDCQFYSLDYRIINGDVSLPHNSFRTADFVPHGSFCVYSNAESFEYIRESLEKTLLSNLEQEDKLPFQGLPIVLMFLQDSYIEEKDVIKLREEGQSLADSLQCPFMDVCLDQITEEQLVSDALHQLVQSIHHRAGFLNIYQSVIECVEPDIRIIMCTFCGDSYSIENVLAPLLSHQCCFLSAERSIILETFLGDSKRKVEVIVSSFHGANAFRDELVHGFILVYSTKRKASLATLNAFSMNIPNLPIQILAVTDSGGANAFFNNDLSHLLITEGNATADRLHAHFMTSSSSSQQKTAFFTPFFKEVWEKKPEIEQAFHMEEPSGLDDSGEGTLEHPRSQRHGHPLPPPRHESYQLKLNDGSGSENYELNGPDERLSSSDHSDKYSHIYMYGNENGDITSKKRLLHQGFQVYPPPTTPPEPAPPDHSLISRIPKRGPMLSASQTSLDEITYGEGDQPVSISGSAWNNYGQHAFTTGRRHVTVSESRPKGISQTLKQPGKLNLKNYSVVTEAIARMNVSGKDIRNTNFGNAPLATPEVVDLGCEYAQVKDMVHNMYPPDAEYMYTLVQDAVSGKSKLRQRREKGQPSYSDTDSEWSSLERRQRASEVYSKVNRKSGTHKRQRKKRTAIPVQPPRVPQLGGFTLPSVHSTPHVELDADKTNVGSESNSDSSEGSDAEQARTGTTDSRNRFSQKRSFSLKKRVPVSELHNTHNLNIQLHSPDLFSIKPNSYGIHDDESSLDVSSPRDNNSPMFGVLPKMKESDREKLLRKREKQKAKDDSKLEKQRRLKEEKLRKVADKEKERDKKKQQKIKQKAVSLTTAPSKLSDFIQNENNYIPIFLEKCVKFIESEGLESEGIYRVPGNRAHVDLLFQKFDEDSNVDIHELDIPVNAVATALKDFVSKRLPPLFEEEVMSELEEIAVPGTRIKPMATTTGNVEVKTDRSCRLLALRSMLEKLPKVNFQVLKFVFQHFVKVAENSKLNNMDSKNLAICWWPTLLPIEFSDMGRFEQMRPYLEDIVQTMINQYPFLFCGKEAFVMV, via the exons ATGATGGCACGAAAAGCTGATACAGTGCGTACAATTAACGTGGCCGTCGTCGGTCTGTCTGGCATGGAAAAAGACAAGGGGCATGCTGGAGTAGGAAAATCGTGTTTGTGCAATCGGTTCATGAGGTCCCACGCCGATGATTACAACGTCGACCACATTTCTGTTTTGAGTCAG ACCGATTTCAGCGGCCGTGTCGTCAATAAcgatcattttttatattgggGGGAAGTGATCAAAACATCAGAGGAAGGGATCGACTACCAATTCAGCGTCATTGAACAAACAGAATTTATAGACGACGCGTCTTTTCAGCCGTTCAAAG GCGGGAAGATGGAGCCTTATATCAAGAGGTGTGCAGCGACCAAGATAACGTCGGCCGAGAAACTGATGTACATTTGCAAAAATCAGCTAGGTATAGAGAAAGAATACGAACAAAAGGTTTTACCTGACGGGAAGCTAAATATCGACGGTTTTATCTGTGTTTTCGATGTCAGTATTGTGCCAAGCAGATCTTTAGAAAAACAAGTAGAAATAGTCGCGgcaatattaaataatttagttaAAACAAAGAAACCGATAGTATTTGTCACCACTAAAAACGACGACGCAAACGAGCTGTTCGTGAGGGAAGCCGACAAGCTGCTCCAGAGGAAAGAATACAAAGGTGCTATACCGTTAGTTGAAACTTCGGCGCACGACAACGTCAACGTAGATTTAGCGTTTATGTTATTGGCACAAATAATTGATAGAAGTAAAGTTAGATCTAAGGTAATATCGTACGCCGAGGCCGCGCGGGCCAGAAAGGAATTGATGGACGTGGCTAGTGAGGCTTTCATGAGGCTGATCCGGCTGCACGTGACCGACTGTCGGGCGCTGTGGTCGCACAccgttaaaaaattgaattcgcACAAAGAGtggatttattttgttcagtTGTTTGGTTTAGACGGAACTCAGAGATTATTCAGGCGGCACATCAAGAAACTCAAAGACGAGCAGCTCGCCAAGCGAATTGCACACTACATGGAGATGTTGCCGGATGTGTTACACGAACTAGTCCCTGACATCAATACTTTAACTgatag CGACTGGCCATCTATCCAGCAGTACCTGAAAACGCACCCAGATTTCTCTCAGTATTTTTACGAATGCCCGGAAGACATGCCATGGACCGAGTGCGAGCTGGAGTCTGATAACGAGGAAACACGAATTCCGTTCGACGTCCTGGAAATAAGCGACGCCGAAACTGTTTTCAAAAACCACATTAACGTTTTGCAGCAGGAGCAGAAGCGATTAGA GATGCCAAAGAG GTGGAAGAAACAGTTCAAGCAATTACTCGAAGATACCGGATATGTGACTCCTGGCAAACATTTGTCGGAAGTTAGGGTGTTATTTATGGGACGAGAGTGTTTCGAGGCCTTGTCTGAGCACGACTGCCAGCAGATTTATGACGCGCATCAAAGAGAACTCATAGAAAACGCCAAGCACAATTTTCAG GAACTCCTTTTGGAGCACGCCGACTTATTCTACCACTTCAAAAGTATCGCACCAACCGGAACAATAACCCAAGATGATATTAAAGAGATTACTGATGTACTGCAGGATGATTTTAG ATATAAGATGTTGGATCGTTTGGATCAAGATCGAAAAGTTATGCTATTTCAACACTTAGGTTTCATTCACTGTCCCATTAGAGAGCATTgtccagcatttccaaattGTATGGACGCCCTTATAGAGAGAATTTTAGCAACAAAAGTTCACAG ACCCTCTTCTTGGAACCACAGTAACCAGTGGTTAATAAGTTCAGACAATAATCAGCTTCATCTACTCATTCTTGGGGCGGATAACTTGGCTGAGAATTTGGCAGCTAAAATTAGA GCCCAGTGTGAGGACGATGAGTACGAAATAGACTGTCAGTTTTACAGTTTGGATTATAGAATTATAAACGGGGATGTCAGTTTGCCTCATAACTCGTTCAGAACCGCAGATTTTGTACCGCACGGAAGTTTTTGTGTGTATTCTAACGCCGAATCGTTCGAATATATACGGGAAAGTTTAGAAAAGACATTGTTATCTAATTTAGAACAAGAAGACAAACTGCCATTCCAAGGCTTACCAattgttttaatgtttttacaAGACTCATATATTGAAGAAAAAGATGTGATAAAATTAAGAGAAGAAGGCCAAAGTTTAGCTGATAG TTTACAGTGTCCTTTCATGGATGTTTGTCTCGACCAAATTACTGAAGAACAATTAGTTTCTGACGCGTTACACCAACTTGTGCAGAGCATCCATCACAGGGccggttttttaaatatttatcaatCCGTTATTGAATGTGTCGAACCCGATATTAG aattatcATGTGTACTTTCTGTGGCGATTCATATTCAATAGAAAACGTTTTAGCGCCACTTTTATCACACCAATGCTGCTTTTTATCGGCAGAAAGAAGTATTATCTTAGAGACATTTTTGGGCGATTCTAAAAGAAAAGTAGAAGTAATAGTTTCATCATTCCATGGAGCGAACGCATTCCGCGATGAACTCGTTCACGGTTTCATATTAGTCTATTCCACAAAAAGAAAGGCTTCTTTGGCCACACTAAA TGCATTCTCGATGAACATTCCTAATCTACCAATACAAATTTTGGCAGTGACTGATTCCGGCGGAGCAAATGCGTTTTTCAACAATGATTTGAGTCATTTGTTGATTACCGAGGGAAACGCCACAGCTGATAGACTCCATGCGCAtttcatgacgtcatcatcgtcAAGTCAACAGAAAA CTGCATTTTTTAcaccattttttaaagaagTCTGGGAAAAGAAACCGGAAATAGAACAAGCCTTCCATATGGAGGAGCCGTCGGGTTTGGACGACAGCGGTGAAGGAACTCTTGAACACCCTAGATCTCAACGCCACGGACATCCACTGCCTCCTCCTAGGCACGAGAGCTatcaattaaaactaaatgATGG GAGTGGCAGCGAAAACTATGAATTAAATGGGCCTGACGAAAGGCTCAGTTCGAGTGATCATAGTGATAAATATTCTCACATTTATATGTACGGAAACGAAAACGGTGATATAACATCGAAGAAACGCTTGTTACATCAAG GCTTCCAGGTTTATCCACCTCCGACTACCCCTCCAGAACCAGCTCCGCCCGATCATTCGTTAATTTCGAGAATTCCCAAACGGGGTCCAATGTTGTCCGCGTCACAGACGAGTTTAGACGAAATTACAT ATGGGGAAGGTGATCAACCGGTCTCGATTTCTGGCAGCGCATGGAATAATTACGGTCAACACGCATTCACTACGGGACGAAGACATGTTACGGTGTCTGAATCAAGACCAAAAGGAATCTCACAAACGTTAAAA CAACCAGGAAAGCTGAACTTGAAAAATTATTCTGTTGTGACGGAAGCTATAGCGAGGATGAACGTAAGTGGCAAAGATATTCGCAATACTAATTTTGGAAATGCTCCATTAGCCACACCAGAGGTAGTTGATTTAGGATGTGAATATGCGCAGGTTAAAGATATGGTTCACAACATGTACCCACCAGATGCTGAATACATGTACACTCTGGTACAGGACGCTGTCAGCGGAAAATCTAAGTTGAGACAACGCCGGGAGAAAGGTCAACCAT ctTATTCTGATACAGATAGTGAATGGAGTAGTCTTGAACGAAGACAGCGAGCGAGCGAAGTCTATTCCAAAGTCAATAGAAAATCCGGCACCCACAAAAGACAGCGCAAAAAGCGCACAGCCATTCCAGTACAGCCGCCTCGAGTCCCCCAACTTGGCGGTTTTACCCTACCATCAGTGCATTCAACTCCTCATGTAGAATTAGATGCTGACAAAACCAATG TTGGAAGTGAATCAAATTCCGATTCATCCGAAGGAAGTGATGCCGAACAAGCGAGAACGGGGACAACTGATAGCCGCAATAGATTTTCCCAAAAGCGATCTTTTAGCTTAAAGAAACGCGTGCCTGTGTCGGAATTGCATAACACTcacaatttaaatattcagTTACATTCTCCAGATTTATTTTCTATAAAGCCCAATTCTTATGGTATACACGATGACGAATCTAGTTTGGACGTCTCATCGCCTAGAGACAATAATTCACCAATG TTTGGAGTTTTACCTAAAATGAAGGAATCCGATCGAGAGAAACTTCTCAGAAAAAGGGAGAAGCAGAAAGCCAAAGACGATTCAAAACTAGAAAAGCAACGCAGACTGAAAGAAGAGAAATTGAGAAAAGTCGCCgataaagaaaaagaaagggacaaaaagaaacaacagaaaattaaacagaaaGCTGTGTCGCTGACCACAGCGCCATCCAAATTGTCTGATTTCATCCAA aatgaaaataattacataccaattttcttggaaaaatgtgtcaaatttatcGAGAGTGAGGGGTTAGAATCTGAAGGTATATATAGAGTGCCAGGTAACAGAGCACACGTTGATCTGTTATTCCAGAAATTTGATGAAG ATTCGAATGTTGACATACACGAACTGGATATACCGGTAAATGCGGTGGCCACTGCTTTAAAAGATTTTGTGTCAAAAAGATTGCCACctttgtttgaagaagaagtGATGTCGGAATTAGAGGAAATTGCAG TTCCAGGGACAAGAATTAAGCCAATGGCGACGACAACGGGAAATGTTGAGGTTAAAACGGATAGAAGTTGTCGATTGCTTGCGTTGCGTAGTATGCTGGAGAAGTTACCTAAAGTTAATTTCCAAGTGTTAAAGTTTGTGTTTCAACATTTCGTCAA GGTGGCGGAGAATTCCAAGTTGAATAATATGGACAGTAAAAATCTGGCAATATGTTGGTGGCCAACGTTATTACCCATAGAATTCAGCGATATGGGAAGGTTTGAACAGATGAGGCCATACTTGGAAGATATTGTACAAACAATGATAAATCAATACCCATTCCTGTTTTGTGGCAAAGAGGCTTTTGTAATGGTTTAG
- the RhoGAPp190 gene encoding rho GTPase-activating protein 190 isoform X3, with protein sequence MMARKADTVRTINVAVVGLSGMEKDKGHAGVGKSCLCNRFMRSHADDYNVDHISVLSQTDFSGRVVNNDHFLYWGEVIKTSEEGIDYQFSVIEQTEFIDDASFQPFKGGKMEPYIKRCAATKITSAEKLMYICKNQLGIEKEYEQKVLPDGKLNIDGFICVFDVSIVPSRSLEKQVEIVAAILNNLVKTKKPIVFVTTKNDDANELFVREADKLLQRKEYKGAIPLVETSAHDNVNVDLAFMLLAQIIDRSKVRSKVISYAEAARARKELMDVASEAFMRLIRLHVTDCRALWSHTVKKLNSHKEWIYFVQLFGLDGTQRLFRRHIKKLKDEQLAKRIAHYMEMLPDVLHELVPDINTLTDSDWPSIQQYLKTHPDFSQYFYECPEDMPWTECELESDNEETRIPFDVLEISDAETVFKNHINVLQQEQKRLEWKKQFKQLLEDTGYVTPGKHLSEVRVLFMGRECFEALSEHDCQQIYDAHQRELIENAKHNFQELLLEHADLFYHFKSIAPTGTITQDDIKEITDVLQDDFRYKMLDRLDQDRKVMLFQHLGFIHCPIREHCPAFPNCMDALIERILATKVHRPSSWNHSNQWLISSDNNQLHLLILGADNLAENLAAKIRAQCEDDEYEIDCQFYSLDYRIINGDVSLPHNSFRTADFVPHGSFCVYSNAESFEYIRESLEKTLLSNLEQEDKLPFQGLPIVLMFLQDSYIEEKDVIKLREEGQSLADSLQCPFMDVCLDQITEEQLVSDALHQLVQSIHHRAGFLNIYQSVIECVEPDIRIIMCTFCGDSYSIENVLAPLLSHQCCFLSAERSIILETFLGDSKRKVEVIVSSFHGANAFRDELVHGFILVYSTKRKASLATLNAFSMNIPNLPIQILAVTDSGGANAFFNNDLSHLLITEGNATADRLHAHFMTSSSSSQQKTAFFTPFFKEVWEKKPEIEQAFHMEEPSGLDDSGEGTLEHPRSQRHGHPLPPPRHESYQLKLNDGSGSENYELNGPDERLSSSDHSDKYSHIYMYGNENGDITSKKRLLHQGFQVYPPPTTPPEPAPPDHSLISRIPKRGPMLSASQTSLDEITSDISGSRESLATHDSDGEGDQPVSISGSAWNNYGQHAFTTGRRHVTVSESRPKGISQTLKQPGKLNLKNYSVVTEAIARMNVSGKDIRNTNFGNAPLATPEVVDLGCEYAQVKDMVHNMYPPDAEYMYTLVQDAVSGKSKLRQRREKGQPSYSDTDSEWSSLERRQRASEVYSKVNRKSGTHKRQRKKRTAIPVQPPRVPQLGGFTLPSVHSTPHVELDADKTNVGSESNSDSSEGSDAEQARTGTTDSRNRFSQKRSFSLKKRVPVSELHNTHNLNIQLHSPDLFSIKPNSYGIHDDESSLDVSSPRDNNSPMFGVLPKMKESDREKLLRKREKQKAKDDSKLEKQRRLKEEKLRKVADKEKERDKKKQQKIKQKAVSLTTAPSKLSDFIQNENNYIPIFLEKCVKFIESEGLESEGIYRVPGNRAHVDLLFQKFDEDSNVDIHELDIPVNAVATALKDFVSKRLPPLFEEEVMSELEEIAVPGTRIKPMATTTGNVEVKTDRSCRLLALRSMLEKLPKVNFQVLKFVFQHFVKVAENSKLNNMDSKNLAICWWPTLLPIEFSDMGRFEQMRPYLEDIVQTMINQYPFLFCGKEAFVMV encoded by the exons ATGATGGCACGAAAAGCTGATACAGTGCGTACAATTAACGTGGCCGTCGTCGGTCTGTCTGGCATGGAAAAAGACAAGGGGCATGCTGGAGTAGGAAAATCGTGTTTGTGCAATCGGTTCATGAGGTCCCACGCCGATGATTACAACGTCGACCACATTTCTGTTTTGAGTCAG ACCGATTTCAGCGGCCGTGTCGTCAATAAcgatcattttttatattgggGGGAAGTGATCAAAACATCAGAGGAAGGGATCGACTACCAATTCAGCGTCATTGAACAAACAGAATTTATAGACGACGCGTCTTTTCAGCCGTTCAAAG GCGGGAAGATGGAGCCTTATATCAAGAGGTGTGCAGCGACCAAGATAACGTCGGCCGAGAAACTGATGTACATTTGCAAAAATCAGCTAGGTATAGAGAAAGAATACGAACAAAAGGTTTTACCTGACGGGAAGCTAAATATCGACGGTTTTATCTGTGTTTTCGATGTCAGTATTGTGCCAAGCAGATCTTTAGAAAAACAAGTAGAAATAGTCGCGgcaatattaaataatttagttaAAACAAAGAAACCGATAGTATTTGTCACCACTAAAAACGACGACGCAAACGAGCTGTTCGTGAGGGAAGCCGACAAGCTGCTCCAGAGGAAAGAATACAAAGGTGCTATACCGTTAGTTGAAACTTCGGCGCACGACAACGTCAACGTAGATTTAGCGTTTATGTTATTGGCACAAATAATTGATAGAAGTAAAGTTAGATCTAAGGTAATATCGTACGCCGAGGCCGCGCGGGCCAGAAAGGAATTGATGGACGTGGCTAGTGAGGCTTTCATGAGGCTGATCCGGCTGCACGTGACCGACTGTCGGGCGCTGTGGTCGCACAccgttaaaaaattgaattcgcACAAAGAGtggatttattttgttcagtTGTTTGGTTTAGACGGAACTCAGAGATTATTCAGGCGGCACATCAAGAAACTCAAAGACGAGCAGCTCGCCAAGCGAATTGCACACTACATGGAGATGTTGCCGGATGTGTTACACGAACTAGTCCCTGACATCAATACTTTAACTgatag CGACTGGCCATCTATCCAGCAGTACCTGAAAACGCACCCAGATTTCTCTCAGTATTTTTACGAATGCCCGGAAGACATGCCATGGACCGAGTGCGAGCTGGAGTCTGATAACGAGGAAACACGAATTCCGTTCGACGTCCTGGAAATAAGCGACGCCGAAACTGTTTTCAAAAACCACATTAACGTTTTGCAGCAGGAGCAGAAGCGATTAGA GTGGAAGAAACAGTTCAAGCAATTACTCGAAGATACCGGATATGTGACTCCTGGCAAACATTTGTCGGAAGTTAGGGTGTTATTTATGGGACGAGAGTGTTTCGAGGCCTTGTCTGAGCACGACTGCCAGCAGATTTATGACGCGCATCAAAGAGAACTCATAGAAAACGCCAAGCACAATTTTCAG GAACTCCTTTTGGAGCACGCCGACTTATTCTACCACTTCAAAAGTATCGCACCAACCGGAACAATAACCCAAGATGATATTAAAGAGATTACTGATGTACTGCAGGATGATTTTAG ATATAAGATGTTGGATCGTTTGGATCAAGATCGAAAAGTTATGCTATTTCAACACTTAGGTTTCATTCACTGTCCCATTAGAGAGCATTgtccagcatttccaaattGTATGGACGCCCTTATAGAGAGAATTTTAGCAACAAAAGTTCACAG ACCCTCTTCTTGGAACCACAGTAACCAGTGGTTAATAAGTTCAGACAATAATCAGCTTCATCTACTCATTCTTGGGGCGGATAACTTGGCTGAGAATTTGGCAGCTAAAATTAGA GCCCAGTGTGAGGACGATGAGTACGAAATAGACTGTCAGTTTTACAGTTTGGATTATAGAATTATAAACGGGGATGTCAGTTTGCCTCATAACTCGTTCAGAACCGCAGATTTTGTACCGCACGGAAGTTTTTGTGTGTATTCTAACGCCGAATCGTTCGAATATATACGGGAAAGTTTAGAAAAGACATTGTTATCTAATTTAGAACAAGAAGACAAACTGCCATTCCAAGGCTTACCAattgttttaatgtttttacaAGACTCATATATTGAAGAAAAAGATGTGATAAAATTAAGAGAAGAAGGCCAAAGTTTAGCTGATAG TTTACAGTGTCCTTTCATGGATGTTTGTCTCGACCAAATTACTGAAGAACAATTAGTTTCTGACGCGTTACACCAACTTGTGCAGAGCATCCATCACAGGGccggttttttaaatatttatcaatCCGTTATTGAATGTGTCGAACCCGATATTAG aattatcATGTGTACTTTCTGTGGCGATTCATATTCAATAGAAAACGTTTTAGCGCCACTTTTATCACACCAATGCTGCTTTTTATCGGCAGAAAGAAGTATTATCTTAGAGACATTTTTGGGCGATTCTAAAAGAAAAGTAGAAGTAATAGTTTCATCATTCCATGGAGCGAACGCATTCCGCGATGAACTCGTTCACGGTTTCATATTAGTCTATTCCACAAAAAGAAAGGCTTCTTTGGCCACACTAAA TGCATTCTCGATGAACATTCCTAATCTACCAATACAAATTTTGGCAGTGACTGATTCCGGCGGAGCAAATGCGTTTTTCAACAATGATTTGAGTCATTTGTTGATTACCGAGGGAAACGCCACAGCTGATAGACTCCATGCGCAtttcatgacgtcatcatcgtcAAGTCAACAGAAAA CTGCATTTTTTAcaccattttttaaagaagTCTGGGAAAAGAAACCGGAAATAGAACAAGCCTTCCATATGGAGGAGCCGTCGGGTTTGGACGACAGCGGTGAAGGAACTCTTGAACACCCTAGATCTCAACGCCACGGACATCCACTGCCTCCTCCTAGGCACGAGAGCTatcaattaaaactaaatgATGG GAGTGGCAGCGAAAACTATGAATTAAATGGGCCTGACGAAAGGCTCAGTTCGAGTGATCATAGTGATAAATATTCTCACATTTATATGTACGGAAACGAAAACGGTGATATAACATCGAAGAAACGCTTGTTACATCAAG GCTTCCAGGTTTATCCACCTCCGACTACCCCTCCAGAACCAGCTCCGCCCGATCATTCGTTAATTTCGAGAATTCCCAAACGGGGTCCAATGTTGTCCGCGTCACAGACGAGTTTAGACGAAATTACAT CTGACATTAGTGGATCAAGAGAGTCACTAGCAACTCATGATTCAG ATGGGGAAGGTGATCAACCGGTCTCGATTTCTGGCAGCGCATGGAATAATTACGGTCAACACGCATTCACTACGGGACGAAGACATGTTACGGTGTCTGAATCAAGACCAAAAGGAATCTCACAAACGTTAAAA CAACCAGGAAAGCTGAACTTGAAAAATTATTCTGTTGTGACGGAAGCTATAGCGAGGATGAACGTAAGTGGCAAAGATATTCGCAATACTAATTTTGGAAATGCTCCATTAGCCACACCAGAGGTAGTTGATTTAGGATGTGAATATGCGCAGGTTAAAGATATGGTTCACAACATGTACCCACCAGATGCTGAATACATGTACACTCTGGTACAGGACGCTGTCAGCGGAAAATCTAAGTTGAGACAACGCCGGGAGAAAGGTCAACCAT ctTATTCTGATACAGATAGTGAATGGAGTAGTCTTGAACGAAGACAGCGAGCGAGCGAAGTCTATTCCAAAGTCAATAGAAAATCCGGCACCCACAAAAGACAGCGCAAAAAGCGCACAGCCATTCCAGTACAGCCGCCTCGAGTCCCCCAACTTGGCGGTTTTACCCTACCATCAGTGCATTCAACTCCTCATGTAGAATTAGATGCTGACAAAACCAATG TTGGAAGTGAATCAAATTCCGATTCATCCGAAGGAAGTGATGCCGAACAAGCGAGAACGGGGACAACTGATAGCCGCAATAGATTTTCCCAAAAGCGATCTTTTAGCTTAAAGAAACGCGTGCCTGTGTCGGAATTGCATAACACTcacaatttaaatattcagTTACATTCTCCAGATTTATTTTCTATAAAGCCCAATTCTTATGGTATACACGATGACGAATCTAGTTTGGACGTCTCATCGCCTAGAGACAATAATTCACCAATG TTTGGAGTTTTACCTAAAATGAAGGAATCCGATCGAGAGAAACTTCTCAGAAAAAGGGAGAAGCAGAAAGCCAAAGACGATTCAAAACTAGAAAAGCAACGCAGACTGAAAGAAGAGAAATTGAGAAAAGTCGCCgataaagaaaaagaaagggacaaaaagaaacaacagaaaattaaacagaaaGCTGTGTCGCTGACCACAGCGCCATCCAAATTGTCTGATTTCATCCAA aatgaaaataattacataccaattttcttggaaaaatgtgtcaaatttatcGAGAGTGAGGGGTTAGAATCTGAAGGTATATATAGAGTGCCAGGTAACAGAGCACACGTTGATCTGTTATTCCAGAAATTTGATGAAG ATTCGAATGTTGACATACACGAACTGGATATACCGGTAAATGCGGTGGCCACTGCTTTAAAAGATTTTGTGTCAAAAAGATTGCCACctttgtttgaagaagaagtGATGTCGGAATTAGAGGAAATTGCAG TTCCAGGGACAAGAATTAAGCCAATGGCGACGACAACGGGAAATGTTGAGGTTAAAACGGATAGAAGTTGTCGATTGCTTGCGTTGCGTAGTATGCTGGAGAAGTTACCTAAAGTTAATTTCCAAGTGTTAAAGTTTGTGTTTCAACATTTCGTCAA GGTGGCGGAGAATTCCAAGTTGAATAATATGGACAGTAAAAATCTGGCAATATGTTGGTGGCCAACGTTATTACCCATAGAATTCAGCGATATGGGAAGGTTTGAACAGATGAGGCCATACTTGGAAGATATTGTACAAACAATGATAAATCAATACCCATTCCTGTTTTGTGGCAAAGAGGCTTTTGTAATGGTTTAG